In the genome of Phycisphaerales bacterium, the window GAACTCCAGGCGATGAACGACGCGTTCGCGCCCGCGGGCTTCGGCTTCGTGCAGGAGGGGCCCGTGCGCTTCATCGACGACGATCAGTTCTACGAGTTTCCGAGCCTGGACGACCTCAACCTGATGCGCAGCCGCTTCAACGAGCCCGGCGCGGTGAACGTGTTCTACGTGCCCGAGATCCTGCTGCTGTGCGGCTTTGCGAGCTTCTCGGGCGACGCGATCCAGGGCATCGTGATCAAGGCCGCGTGCATGGGCGGACCGACCACGCCCCACGAGGTGGGCCACTACTTCGACCTGTACCACACGCACGAGACGTTCTTCGGGGCCGAGTGCCCCGATGGGAGCAACTGCGCCACCGCGGGCGACCTCGTGTGCGACACGCCGGCGGACCCGGACCTGCGCGGCGTCGTCGGGCGCGACTGCATCTACACGGGCACGGCCTCGCGCTGCCGGCAGTTCTTCGCGCCCGACACGCGCAACGTGATGAGCTATTCCGATCTCGATTGCCTCGAAACCTGGACCCCCCAGCAGCACCAGCGCGCGCTGTCCGTCCTGCTGGCCGAACGCGCCGACCACATCGTCAGCGAATGCGAAGCCGACCTGGACGGCGACGGCGTGCTCACGATCTTTGATTTCCTCGCGTTCCAGAACCTCTTCGACATGGGCGATCCGGCGGCGGACTTCGACGGCGACGGCAGCCTGACGATCTTCGACTTCCTCGCGTTCCAGAACGCGTTCGACGCGGGGTGCCCGTAGGGATCGCGGCCCGCGGGCGGCCCCTCGTGGCCGGCCATAGGCCATGCGTGGCCGATGAAGCGGGGAAT includes:
- a CDS encoding GC-type dockerin domain-anchored protein, with protein sequence MPSRPPPPFVASMAACLIASALAAAPAFGQIALGAHDGDAFCGTRLTEATGRRHAERERAGVLAAALEAFPPRTDAPLRVRVVFHIVRASDRTGGVDPALLPAELQAMNDAFAPAGFGFVQEGPVRFIDDDQFYEFPSLDDLNLMRSRFNEPGAVNVFYVPEILLLCGFASFSGDAIQGIVIKAACMGGPTTPHEVGHYFDLYHTHETFFGAECPDGSNCATAGDLVCDTPADPDLRGVVGRDCIYTGTASRCRQFFAPDTRNVMSYSDLDCLETWTPQQHQRALSVLLAERADHIVSECEADLDGDGVLTIFDFLAFQNLFDMGDPAADFDGDGSLTIFDFLAFQNAFDAGCP